A single Choristoneura fumiferana chromosome 9, NRCan_CFum_1, whole genome shotgun sequence DNA region contains:
- the LOC141431249 gene encoding uncharacterized protein has translation MWSKNGVLMLSVLRFCYCDWVSDWMTPVQDEFGTIKDLNTRKNDDAQLKMYEDEELRIPAQFLSSSLAKVSNDGAIPEITNPPEIPTNSLKTKLQATLEKAKTLAEALKEQILAVTNREAVLKEAIANGRSGVSSVTVYTLEHAPRSYLIRDGFWTVCTGAVKPAADNPYSKLQSSPRCLGVETPSKPDPCVFNSVIKYETIPTRRRVEYAEEDFLCLKSGFNNTIEQYLSVPKRVVNETCKNGMVRSLEENVAECGLRVLSEYLYYPSSAASLPMEYCVGACHLLAAWHLSNTTIENFEFLKDEPGFKKYFIKSDSERLI, from the exons atgtgGTCTAAAAATGGTGTTCTAATGTTGAGTGTTTTGCGGTTCTGTTATTGTGACTGG GTGTCTGATTGGATGACACCGGTGCAAGATGAATTCGGCACTAT TAAAGACCTTAATACTCGAAAAAACGATGACGCACAATTAAAAATGTACGAAGACGAGGAACTACGTATTCCCGCCCAGTTCCTCTCAAGCAGTCTAGCAAAAGTGTCAAATGACGGTGCCATCCCCGAAATAACCAACCCACCTGAAATACCCACGAACAGTCTGAAAACTAAACTACAGGCGACTCTGGAGAAAGCAAAAACGCTCGCCGAAGCCCTAAAAGAACAGATCCTTGCTGTAACTAACCGAGAAGCTGTGCTGAAAGAAGCTATTGCAAATGGAAG GTCGGGCGTGTCATCAGTGACAGTGTACACATTGGAGCACGCGCCGCGCTCGTACCTCATCCGCGACGGGTTCTGGACGGTGTGCACCGGCGCGGTCAAGCCTGCAGCCGACAACCCTTACTCCAAGCTGCAATCCAGCCCCCGGTGTTTAGGAGTAGAG ACGCCGTCGAAGCCAGACCCCTGCGTGTTCAACTCAGTTATCAAATACGAGACGATCCCGACACGACGCCGCGTGGAGTACGCCGAGGAAGACTTCTTGTGCCTGAAGAGTGGTTTCAACAACACTATAGAGCAATACCTAAGCGTGCCCAAGCGGGTGGTGAATGAAACTTGCAAGAATG GAATGGTACGTAGTCTCGAAGAGAACGTGGCAGAGTGTGGACTTCGGGTACTATCGGAGTACTTGTACTACCCGAGCAGCGCAGCCTCGCTCCCCATGGAGTACTGCGTGGGCGCCTGCCACCTGCTCGCCGCATGGCACCTCTCTAACACCACCATCGAGAACTTCGAGTTCCTCAAGGACGAGCCCGGCTTTAAGAAGTACTTTATCAAGAGCGACAGCGAACGCTTGATTTAG
- the LOC141431247 gene encoding uncharacterized protein isoform X1, translating to MDLSAQEVIDGIFSKKALETPSDTVKPDELELELPEWYDEKKFKKAQRFYWENCFALTTTMLQGLLAVLAVPSILRVLVGSRRSSSLYTSYKRYLSTILHTTTWFEYDLKPNTRSWKSLYTVRSRHLRAGLSSKLRGGGVVSQRDIALTQFGFMGFALLKPDKFGLRQLEEGDWDAYIHFWRTICHMIGLQDRYNLCRNTVDETREVCQAVLERVYTPCLENVPEYFEHMARVLLESMWCVNPTINVNAMLYFCRNLADVPGYVYTEAERQDLQDKIKKQLKGKPLDTGVESTSLIQKSVVEGLPGRPPRLIYYRDFETVDSAPEYKNLEFWAKYGVNFAALVAYLHTTYLGRLYLKWNYLYSLLLMKYFPYLAFFKFGIRASFVNIFQEDPTDDTKPKPNSEYYKPKEPEPWYRIILGAFW from the exons ATGGATCTCAGCG CACAAGAAGTAATCGACGGGATCTTCTCAAAAAAAGCTCTGGAGACGCCTTCCGACACGGTCAAGCCGGACGAACTCGAGCTAGAGTTACCGGAATGGTACGACGAGAAGAAATTCAAGAA AGCGCAGCGCTTCTACTGGGAGAACTGCTTCGCGCTGACGACCACGATGCTGCAGGGGCTGCTGGCCGTGCTGGCCGTGCCGTCCATCCTGCGCGTGCTGGTCGGCTCGCGCCGCTCCTCCTCCCTATACACCAGCTACAAGCGGTATCTCTCCACCATACTGCATACAACTACCTGGTTCGAGTATGATCTGAAACCGAATACCAG GTCGTGGAAGTCGCTCTACACGGTGCGCAGCCGGCACCTGCGCGCAGGGCTGTCCAGCAAGCTGCGCGGCGGTGGCGTCGTCTCGCAGCGCGACATCGCGCTCACGCAGTTTGG GTTCATGGGGTTTGCGTTGTTGAAGCCCGACAAGTTCGGCCTACGACAGCTGGAGGAGGGCGACTGGGACGCTTACATCCACTTCTGGAGGACCATCTGCCACATGATCGGGTTACAGGATAG GTACAACCTTTGCCGTAACACCGTGGACGAAACACGCGAGGTGTGTCAAGCGGTGCTCGAGCGTGTCTACACGCCGTGTCTGGAGAACGTGCCCGAGTATTTCGAGCACATGGCACGTGTATTGCTCGAGTCCATGTGGTGTGTGAACCCCACTATCAATGTGAACGCGATGCTCTACTTCTGTAGAAACCTGGCTGATGTACCGGGGTACGTGTACACCGAGGCCGAGAGACAGGATCTGCAGGATAAGATCAAGAAGCAATTAAAAGGAAAACCTTTGGATACGG gAGTCGAATCCACGAGCCTTATACAGAAGTCCGTCGTGGAGGGTCTGCCGGGTCGCCCGCCGCGACTGATATACTACCGCGACTTTGAAACAGTAGACTCCGCCCCCGAATACAAAAACCTCGAGTTCTGGGCCAAATATGGCGTTAACTTTGCTGCTTTAGTCGCCTATCTACACACAACCTACCTTGGTCGACTCTACTTGAAATGGAACTACCTATACAGCTTGCTTTTAATGAAATACTTCCCGTACCTGGCGTTCTTTAAATTTGGAATTAGGGCCTCCTTTGTGAACATATTCCAGGAAGATCCCACGGACGACACAAAGCCGAAACCCAATTCGGAGTACTACAAGCCTAAAGAGCCTGAACCGTGGTATAGAATTATTTTGGGTGCATTTTGGTAA
- the LOC141431247 gene encoding uncharacterized protein isoform X2 — protein sequence MLQGLLAVLAVPSILRVLVGSRRSSSLYTSYKRYLSTILHTTTWFEYDLKPNTRSWKSLYTVRSRHLRAGLSSKLRGGGVVSQRDIALTQFGFMGFALLKPDKFGLRQLEEGDWDAYIHFWRTICHMIGLQDRYNLCRNTVDETREVCQAVLERVYTPCLENVPEYFEHMARVLLESMWCVNPTINVNAMLYFCRNLADVPGYVYTEAERQDLQDKIKKQLKGKPLDTGVESTSLIQKSVVEGLPGRPPRLIYYRDFETVDSAPEYKNLEFWAKYGVNFAALVAYLHTTYLGRLYLKWNYLYSLLLMKYFPYLAFFKFGIRASFVNIFQEDPTDDTKPKPNSEYYKPKEPEPWYRIILGAFW from the exons ATGCTGCAGGGGCTGCTGGCCGTGCTGGCCGTGCCGTCCATCCTGCGCGTGCTGGTCGGCTCGCGCCGCTCCTCCTCCCTATACACCAGCTACAAGCGGTATCTCTCCACCATACTGCATACAACTACCTGGTTCGAGTATGATCTGAAACCGAATACCAG GTCGTGGAAGTCGCTCTACACGGTGCGCAGCCGGCACCTGCGCGCAGGGCTGTCCAGCAAGCTGCGCGGCGGTGGCGTCGTCTCGCAGCGCGACATCGCGCTCACGCAGTTTGG GTTCATGGGGTTTGCGTTGTTGAAGCCCGACAAGTTCGGCCTACGACAGCTGGAGGAGGGCGACTGGGACGCTTACATCCACTTCTGGAGGACCATCTGCCACATGATCGGGTTACAGGATAG GTACAACCTTTGCCGTAACACCGTGGACGAAACACGCGAGGTGTGTCAAGCGGTGCTCGAGCGTGTCTACACGCCGTGTCTGGAGAACGTGCCCGAGTATTTCGAGCACATGGCACGTGTATTGCTCGAGTCCATGTGGTGTGTGAACCCCACTATCAATGTGAACGCGATGCTCTACTTCTGTAGAAACCTGGCTGATGTACCGGGGTACGTGTACACCGAGGCCGAGAGACAGGATCTGCAGGATAAGATCAAGAAGCAATTAAAAGGAAAACCTTTGGATACGG gAGTCGAATCCACGAGCCTTATACAGAAGTCCGTCGTGGAGGGTCTGCCGGGTCGCCCGCCGCGACTGATATACTACCGCGACTTTGAAACAGTAGACTCCGCCCCCGAATACAAAAACCTCGAGTTCTGGGCCAAATATGGCGTTAACTTTGCTGCTTTAGTCGCCTATCTACACACAACCTACCTTGGTCGACTCTACTTGAAATGGAACTACCTATACAGCTTGCTTTTAATGAAATACTTCCCGTACCTGGCGTTCTTTAAATTTGGAATTAGGGCCTCCTTTGTGAACATATTCCAGGAAGATCCCACGGACGACACAAAGCCGAAACCCAATTCGGAGTACTACAAGCCTAAAGAGCCTGAACCGTGGTATAGAATTATTTTGGGTGCATTTTGGTAA